A window of the Hypomesus transpacificus isolate Combined female chromosome 22, fHypTra1, whole genome shotgun sequence genome harbors these coding sequences:
- the exd3 gene encoding exonuclease mut-7 homolog has translation MKMSREDMELLLRERGFLPGQAVGGQEGVTWEEEVGCDPVPPAPSNSPRYTPQCRWAPLSHLDPCTLTFPGGAALQIHSVPPGLLPRIQQFYICTGCGKVFWEGSHFSRVISQFQEVLRVSEEDGDGEWKETLDQKMGTGTTPISMQNKN, from the exons ATGAAGATGTCCAGAGAAGACATGGAACtactcctcagagagagag GTTTTCTCCCGGGCCAGGCTGTAGGTGGACAGGAAGGAGTAACCTGGGAAGAGGAAGTAGGCTGTGACCCTGTGCCTCCGGCGCCGTCTAACTCCCCCAGGTACACCCCTCAGTGTCGCTGGGCTCCCTTGTCCCACCTGGACCCCTGCACCCTCACCTTCCCTGGAGGGGCTGCCCTCCAGATCCACAGCGTGCCCCCCGGCCTCCTACCCAGAATACAGCAGTTCTACATCTGCACAGGCTGTGGCAAAGTGTTCTGGGAAGGCTCGCACTTCAGCCGAGTCATCTCACAGTTCCAGGAAGTACTTCGTGTCTCAGAGGAAGACGGGGATGGGGAATGGAAGGAGACTCTGGACCAAAAAATGGGAACCGGTACCACGCCCATTTCCATGCAGAACAAGAACTAA